The Henckelia pumila isolate YLH828 chromosome 2, ASM3356847v2, whole genome shotgun sequence genome includes a window with the following:
- the LOC140885397 gene encoding probable serine/threonine-protein kinase SIS8 isoform X5 has protein sequence MKNFLKRLHIGSNHSEDSEGSSSSSKGNNRLFDVSPAERLSRSKSSENKPLSAISGWLNSVTHRRNSSPPSPSNVPRVERRVETFDSVDSSSLDAVLDAVRHDSEFGNSRDPDVEEEHQIQLALELSAREDPEAVQIEAVKQISLGSCPPENTPAEVAAYRYWNYNALNYDDKIPDGFFDLHGILVGSTSSNIPSLIDLQGTPVSDDIHWEAILVNRAADTKLLSFEQQALDMAFKLKPDSVNFVTTLSVVQNLATSVSDHMGGPVSDPDKMLTAWRNHSYSLKANHGSMVLPLGSLTIGLARHRALLFKILADSLDIPCCLVKGQEFTGSDEVAMNIVKIDGREYIVDLMADPGTLIPSDALGAHMDRKDTFHVASSSGEITSSLEDQPEFSAMHEISNFGENDFTEQKSTEGSDILSLDVKGKQMKGREGKHGGADRSKNSFAVETGQEVRSRVNHPFPHARSPSWTEGISSPAARRMKVNDVSQLMVDAAKDNPTLAQKLHDVLLESGVVAPRNLFTQMYPEKLDFPPVDIEHVAQEKEKKVSSEKHRTKGYNILDPAFLPPLPHHGFRSRGTLDKSMEHQSNMKEVFGHRASSEYEVDISKYKNNVPVAAAAAAAAAAVASSMVVAVANANNDPKLQLPAATAATVTAAAVVATTAAVSKQYDILEMGIHSPDSPVSIFKSVECIRSEGDANATASEEGSGKQEHEGLRLTSEGERISDRSVGNESFKSDTTFDDVADCEIPWEDITLGERIGLGSYGEVYRGDWHGTEVAVKRFLDQDKIGESLEEFKSEVLLMKRLRHPNVVLFMGAVTRPPNLSIVTEFLPRGSLYRLIHRPNNQLDERRRLRMALDTARGLNYLHTCTPLIVHRDLKSPNLLVDKNWVVKVCDFGLSRMKHNTYLSSRSTAGTWWFL, from the exons atgaaaaattttctgaAGAGACTTCACATAGGATCCAATCATTCTGAAGATTCAGAGggttcttcttcatcatcaaaGGGTAATAATAGGTTGTTTGATGTTTCACCAGCTGAAAGGCTTTCACGCTCTAAGTCGTCTGAGAACAAACCCCTTTCAGCAATTTCAGGATGGTTGAATTCCGTTACACATAGGCGTAATTCCAGTCCTCCATCCCCTTCCAATGTTCCAAGAGTTGAAAGAAGGGTAGAAACTTTTGATTCCGTGGATAGTAGTAGCTTGGATGCTGTTTTAGATGCAGTGAGGCATGATTCCGAGTTTGGCAACTCAAGGGATCCCGATGTAGAGGAGGAGCATCAGATTCAGTTGGCTTTGGAATTGAGTGCAAGGGAGGACCCTGAGGCCGTTCAAATTGAAGCTGTAAAGCAGATTAGTTTGGGTTCTTGTCCTCCTGAAAATACACCTGCTGAAGTTGCCGCTTACCGTTATTGG AATTACAATGCTCTTAACTATGATGACAAGATTCCGGATGGTTTCTTTGATCTACATGGCATTTTGGTTGGATCCACTTCATCAAATATACCTTCCCTCATTGATCTACAAGGAACGCCAGTGTCCGATGATATACATTGGGAAGCTATTCTTGTCAATAGAGCGGCTGACACCAAGTTGTTGAGTTTTGAGCAGCAAGCACTGGACATGGCTTTTAAATTAAAGCCTGATTCTGTAAATTTTGTTACTACCCTCAGTGTGGTGCAGAATCTCGCTACTTCAGTTTCTGATCATATGGGAGGCCCAGTTAGCGATCCTGACAAGATGCTGACTGCATGGAGAAATCATAGTTATAGTTTGAAAGCGAACCATGGGAGCATGGTTTTACCTCTCGGTTCTCTAACAATTGGACTGGCTCGTCATCGGGCATTGCTTTTCAAG ATTCTGGCCGATAGTTTGGACATTCCCTGTTGCTTGGTGAAAGGACAAGAATTTACCGGTTCCGATGAGGTAGCAATGAACATCGTCAAAATTGATGGAAG GGAATATATTGTTGATTTAATGGCGGACCCTGGTACTCTCATTCCATCTGATGCCTTAGGGGCCCACATGGACCGTAAAGACACTTTTCATGTGGCATCATCCAGTGGTGAGATAACTAGTTCATTAGAAGATCAACCAGAATTTTCAGCAATGCATGAGATATCCAATTTTGGAGAGAATGATTTCACGGAGCAAAAGTCTACGGAAGGAAGTGATATTTTATCCTTGGATGTCAAAGGAAAGCAAATGAAAGGTCGGGAAGGGAAACATGGTGGTGCTGACAGGTCAAAAAATTCATTTGCAGTGGAGACAGGACAGGAGGTCCGTAGCAGGGTTAATCATCCTTTTCCTCATGCAAGATCTCCTTCTTGGACCGAAGGAATTAGCTCACCAGCTGCCCGACGAATGAAAGTGAATGATGTTTCACAGTTAATGGTTGATGCTGCCAAAGATAATCCGACGCTAGCTCAGAAGCTCCATGATGTGCTCCTTGAAAGTGGTGTTGTTGCACCTCGAAACTTGTTCACTCAAATGTACCCAGAGAAATTAGATTTTCCACCAGTGGATATCGAACATGTGGCacaagaaaaggaaaaaaaggTAAGTAGTGAAAAACATAGAACCAAGGGTTATAATATCCTTGATCCTGCTTTCCTTCCCCCACTGCCTCATCATGGTTTTCGTTCTAGAGGCACTTTGGATAAATCTATGGAGCATCAGTCAAATATGAAAGAAGTATTTGGACATCGTGCTTCATCAGAATATGAAGTAGACATTTCAAAGTACAAAAACAATGTCCCTGTTGCTGCAGCAGCAGCAGCTGCCGCTGCTGCAGTTGCGTCGTCCATGGTCGTTGCTGTGGCAAACGCAAACAATGATCCAAAGCTTCAACTTCCTGCTGCGACTGCAGCTACAGTCACAGCTGCAGCTGTGGTAGCAACAACTGCAGCTGTTAGTAAGCAGTATGACATCTTGGAAATGGGCATTCATTCACCAGATAGCCCTGTTTCCATTTTTAAGTCAGTTGAGTGTATAAGAAGTGAAGGGGATGCAAATGCCACTGCTTCTGAAGAAGGAAGTGGTAAACAAGAGCATGAGGGTCTTCGGTTAACTTCAGAGGGTGAAAGAATATCAGATAGGTCAGTGGGTAATGAAAGTTTTAAATCTGATACGACATTTGATGATGTGGCTGATTGTGAAATTCCATGGGAGGATATCACCTTGGGTGAGCGTATCGGGCTTG GATCTTATGGTGAGGTATATCGCGGAGACTGGCATGGAACT GAAGTTGCTGTCAAAAGGTTTCTTGACCAAGATAAAATTGGCGAATCTCTAGAGGAATTTAAAAGTGAG GTCCTATTAATGAAAAGACTGAGACATCCAAATGTTGTTCTCTTCATGGGAGCTGTTACTCGCCCACCAAATCTTTCAATTGTTACTGAATTTCTTCCTAG AGGTAGTTTGTACAGATTAATTCATCGTCCTAACAATCAGCTAGATGAAAGAAGACGGTTACGAATGGCCCTTGATACG GCACGAGGATTAAATTATCTGCATACTTGCACCCCGTTGATAGTTCACCGTGATTTAAAGTCACCAAACCTTCTTGTTGATAAGAACTGGGTTGTCAAG GTATGTGATTTTGGACTATCAAGAATGAAGCACAACACGTATCTTTCTTCAAGGTCCACGGCTGGGACG TGGTGGTTTCTATAA
- the LOC140885397 gene encoding probable serine/threonine-protein kinase SIS8 isoform X3 has protein sequence MKNFLKRLHIGSNHSEDSEGSSSSSKGNNRLFDVSPAERLSRSKSSENKPLSAISGWLNSVTHRRNSSPPSPSNVPRVERRVETFDSVDSSSLDAVLDAVRHDSEFGNSRDPDVEEEHQIQLALELSAREDPEAVQIEAVKQISLGSCPPENTPAEVAAYRYWNYNALNYDDKIPDGFFDLHGILVGSTSSNIPSLIDLQGTPVSDDIHWEAILVNRAADTKLLSFEQQALDMAFKLKPDSVNFVTTLSVVQNLATSVSDHMGGPVSDPDKMLTAWRNHSYSLKANHGSMVLPLGSLTIGLARHRALLFKILADSLDIPCCLVKGQEFTGSDEVAMNIVKIDGREYIVDLMADPGTLIPSDALGAHMDRKDTFHVASSSGEITSSLEDQPEFSAMHEISNFGENDFTEQKSTEGSDILSLDVKGKQMKGREGKHGGADRSKNSFAVETGQEVRSRVNHPFPHARSPSWTEGISSPAARRMKVNDVSQLMVDAAKDNPTLAQKLHDVLLESGVVAPRNLFTQMYPEKLDFPPVDIEHVAQEKEKKVSSEKHRTKGYNILDPAFLPPLPHHGFRSRGTLDKSMEHQSNMKEVFGHRASSEYEVDISKYKNNVPVAAAAAAAAAAVASSMVVAVANANNDPKLQLPAATAATVTAAAVVATTAAVSKQYDILEMGIHSPDSPVSIFKSVECIRSEGDANATASEEGSGKQEHEGLRLTSEGERISDRSVGNESFKSDTTFDDVADCEIPWEDITLGERIGLGSYGEVYRGDWHGTEVAVKRFLDQDKIGESLEEFKSEVLLMKRLRHPNVVLFMGAVTRPPNLSIVTEFLPRGSLYRLIHRPNNQLDERRRLRMALDTARGLNYLHTCTPLIVHRDLKSPNLLVDKNWVVKVCDFGLSRMKHNTYLSSRSTAGTLLEVEIHLTTSDC, from the exons atgaaaaattttctgaAGAGACTTCACATAGGATCCAATCATTCTGAAGATTCAGAGggttcttcttcatcatcaaaGGGTAATAATAGGTTGTTTGATGTTTCACCAGCTGAAAGGCTTTCACGCTCTAAGTCGTCTGAGAACAAACCCCTTTCAGCAATTTCAGGATGGTTGAATTCCGTTACACATAGGCGTAATTCCAGTCCTCCATCCCCTTCCAATGTTCCAAGAGTTGAAAGAAGGGTAGAAACTTTTGATTCCGTGGATAGTAGTAGCTTGGATGCTGTTTTAGATGCAGTGAGGCATGATTCCGAGTTTGGCAACTCAAGGGATCCCGATGTAGAGGAGGAGCATCAGATTCAGTTGGCTTTGGAATTGAGTGCAAGGGAGGACCCTGAGGCCGTTCAAATTGAAGCTGTAAAGCAGATTAGTTTGGGTTCTTGTCCTCCTGAAAATACACCTGCTGAAGTTGCCGCTTACCGTTATTGG AATTACAATGCTCTTAACTATGATGACAAGATTCCGGATGGTTTCTTTGATCTACATGGCATTTTGGTTGGATCCACTTCATCAAATATACCTTCCCTCATTGATCTACAAGGAACGCCAGTGTCCGATGATATACATTGGGAAGCTATTCTTGTCAATAGAGCGGCTGACACCAAGTTGTTGAGTTTTGAGCAGCAAGCACTGGACATGGCTTTTAAATTAAAGCCTGATTCTGTAAATTTTGTTACTACCCTCAGTGTGGTGCAGAATCTCGCTACTTCAGTTTCTGATCATATGGGAGGCCCAGTTAGCGATCCTGACAAGATGCTGACTGCATGGAGAAATCATAGTTATAGTTTGAAAGCGAACCATGGGAGCATGGTTTTACCTCTCGGTTCTCTAACAATTGGACTGGCTCGTCATCGGGCATTGCTTTTCAAG ATTCTGGCCGATAGTTTGGACATTCCCTGTTGCTTGGTGAAAGGACAAGAATTTACCGGTTCCGATGAGGTAGCAATGAACATCGTCAAAATTGATGGAAG GGAATATATTGTTGATTTAATGGCGGACCCTGGTACTCTCATTCCATCTGATGCCTTAGGGGCCCACATGGACCGTAAAGACACTTTTCATGTGGCATCATCCAGTGGTGAGATAACTAGTTCATTAGAAGATCAACCAGAATTTTCAGCAATGCATGAGATATCCAATTTTGGAGAGAATGATTTCACGGAGCAAAAGTCTACGGAAGGAAGTGATATTTTATCCTTGGATGTCAAAGGAAAGCAAATGAAAGGTCGGGAAGGGAAACATGGTGGTGCTGACAGGTCAAAAAATTCATTTGCAGTGGAGACAGGACAGGAGGTCCGTAGCAGGGTTAATCATCCTTTTCCTCATGCAAGATCTCCTTCTTGGACCGAAGGAATTAGCTCACCAGCTGCCCGACGAATGAAAGTGAATGATGTTTCACAGTTAATGGTTGATGCTGCCAAAGATAATCCGACGCTAGCTCAGAAGCTCCATGATGTGCTCCTTGAAAGTGGTGTTGTTGCACCTCGAAACTTGTTCACTCAAATGTACCCAGAGAAATTAGATTTTCCACCAGTGGATATCGAACATGTGGCacaagaaaaggaaaaaaaggTAAGTAGTGAAAAACATAGAACCAAGGGTTATAATATCCTTGATCCTGCTTTCCTTCCCCCACTGCCTCATCATGGTTTTCGTTCTAGAGGCACTTTGGATAAATCTATGGAGCATCAGTCAAATATGAAAGAAGTATTTGGACATCGTGCTTCATCAGAATATGAAGTAGACATTTCAAAGTACAAAAACAATGTCCCTGTTGCTGCAGCAGCAGCAGCTGCCGCTGCTGCAGTTGCGTCGTCCATGGTCGTTGCTGTGGCAAACGCAAACAATGATCCAAAGCTTCAACTTCCTGCTGCGACTGCAGCTACAGTCACAGCTGCAGCTGTGGTAGCAACAACTGCAGCTGTTAGTAAGCAGTATGACATCTTGGAAATGGGCATTCATTCACCAGATAGCCCTGTTTCCATTTTTAAGTCAGTTGAGTGTATAAGAAGTGAAGGGGATGCAAATGCCACTGCTTCTGAAGAAGGAAGTGGTAAACAAGAGCATGAGGGTCTTCGGTTAACTTCAGAGGGTGAAAGAATATCAGATAGGTCAGTGGGTAATGAAAGTTTTAAATCTGATACGACATTTGATGATGTGGCTGATTGTGAAATTCCATGGGAGGATATCACCTTGGGTGAGCGTATCGGGCTTG GATCTTATGGTGAGGTATATCGCGGAGACTGGCATGGAACT GAAGTTGCTGTCAAAAGGTTTCTTGACCAAGATAAAATTGGCGAATCTCTAGAGGAATTTAAAAGTGAG GTCCTATTAATGAAAAGACTGAGACATCCAAATGTTGTTCTCTTCATGGGAGCTGTTACTCGCCCACCAAATCTTTCAATTGTTACTGAATTTCTTCCTAG AGGTAGTTTGTACAGATTAATTCATCGTCCTAACAATCAGCTAGATGAAAGAAGACGGTTACGAATGGCCCTTGATACG GCACGAGGATTAAATTATCTGCATACTTGCACCCCGTTGATAGTTCACCGTGATTTAAAGTCACCAAACCTTCTTGTTGATAAGAACTGGGTTGTCAAG GTATGTGATTTTGGACTATCAAGAATGAAGCACAACACGTATCTTTCTTCAAGGTCCACGGCTGGGACG CTCTTGGAAGTTGAAATTCATCTCACAACTTCTGATTGCTAG
- the LOC140885397 gene encoding probable serine/threonine-protein kinase SIS8 isoform X4, translating into MKNFLKRLHIGSNHSEDSEGSSSSSKGNNRLFDVSPAERLSRSKSSENKPLSAISGWLNSVTHRRNSSPPSPSNVPRVERRVETFDSVDSSSLDAVLDAVRHDSEFGNSRDPDVEEEHQIQLALELSAREDPEAVQIEAVKQISLGSCPPENTPAEVAAYRYWNYNALNYDDKIPDGFFDLHGILVGSTSSNIPSLIDLQGTPVSDDIHWEAILVNRAADTKLLSFEQQALDMAFKLKPDSVNFVTTLSVVQNLATSVSDHMGGPVSDPDKMLTAWRNHSYSLKANHGSMVLPLGSLTIGLARHRALLFKILADSLDIPCCLVKGQEFTGSDEVAMNIVKIDGREYIVDLMADPGTLIPSDALGAHMDRKDTFHVASSSGEITSSLEDQPEFSAMHEISNFGENDFTEQKSTEGSDILSLDVKGKQMKGREGKHGGADRSKNSFAVETGQEVRSRVNHPFPHARSPSWTEGISSPAARRMKVNDVSQLMVDAAKDNPTLAQKLHDVLLESGVVAPRNLFTQMYPEKLDFPPVDIEHVAQEKEKKVSSEKHRTKGYNILDPAFLPPLPHHGFRSRGTLDKSMEHQSNMKEVFGHRASSEYEVDISKYKNNVPVAAAAAAAAAAVASSMVVAVANANNDPKLQLPAATAATVTAAAVVATTAAVSKQYDILEMGIHSPDSPVSIFKSVECIRSEGDANATASEEGSGKQEHEGLRLTSEGERISDRSVGNESFKSDTTFDDVADCEIPWEDITLGERIGLGSYGEVYRGDWHGTEVAVKRFLDQDKIGESLEEFKSEVLLMKRLRHPNVVLFMGAVTRPPNLSIVTEFLPRGSLYRLIHRPNNQLDERRRLRMALDTARGLNYLHTCTPLIVHRDLKSPNLLVDKNWVVKVCDFGLSRMKHNTYLSSRSTAGTNGWHQKF; encoded by the exons atgaaaaattttctgaAGAGACTTCACATAGGATCCAATCATTCTGAAGATTCAGAGggttcttcttcatcatcaaaGGGTAATAATAGGTTGTTTGATGTTTCACCAGCTGAAAGGCTTTCACGCTCTAAGTCGTCTGAGAACAAACCCCTTTCAGCAATTTCAGGATGGTTGAATTCCGTTACACATAGGCGTAATTCCAGTCCTCCATCCCCTTCCAATGTTCCAAGAGTTGAAAGAAGGGTAGAAACTTTTGATTCCGTGGATAGTAGTAGCTTGGATGCTGTTTTAGATGCAGTGAGGCATGATTCCGAGTTTGGCAACTCAAGGGATCCCGATGTAGAGGAGGAGCATCAGATTCAGTTGGCTTTGGAATTGAGTGCAAGGGAGGACCCTGAGGCCGTTCAAATTGAAGCTGTAAAGCAGATTAGTTTGGGTTCTTGTCCTCCTGAAAATACACCTGCTGAAGTTGCCGCTTACCGTTATTGG AATTACAATGCTCTTAACTATGATGACAAGATTCCGGATGGTTTCTTTGATCTACATGGCATTTTGGTTGGATCCACTTCATCAAATATACCTTCCCTCATTGATCTACAAGGAACGCCAGTGTCCGATGATATACATTGGGAAGCTATTCTTGTCAATAGAGCGGCTGACACCAAGTTGTTGAGTTTTGAGCAGCAAGCACTGGACATGGCTTTTAAATTAAAGCCTGATTCTGTAAATTTTGTTACTACCCTCAGTGTGGTGCAGAATCTCGCTACTTCAGTTTCTGATCATATGGGAGGCCCAGTTAGCGATCCTGACAAGATGCTGACTGCATGGAGAAATCATAGTTATAGTTTGAAAGCGAACCATGGGAGCATGGTTTTACCTCTCGGTTCTCTAACAATTGGACTGGCTCGTCATCGGGCATTGCTTTTCAAG ATTCTGGCCGATAGTTTGGACATTCCCTGTTGCTTGGTGAAAGGACAAGAATTTACCGGTTCCGATGAGGTAGCAATGAACATCGTCAAAATTGATGGAAG GGAATATATTGTTGATTTAATGGCGGACCCTGGTACTCTCATTCCATCTGATGCCTTAGGGGCCCACATGGACCGTAAAGACACTTTTCATGTGGCATCATCCAGTGGTGAGATAACTAGTTCATTAGAAGATCAACCAGAATTTTCAGCAATGCATGAGATATCCAATTTTGGAGAGAATGATTTCACGGAGCAAAAGTCTACGGAAGGAAGTGATATTTTATCCTTGGATGTCAAAGGAAAGCAAATGAAAGGTCGGGAAGGGAAACATGGTGGTGCTGACAGGTCAAAAAATTCATTTGCAGTGGAGACAGGACAGGAGGTCCGTAGCAGGGTTAATCATCCTTTTCCTCATGCAAGATCTCCTTCTTGGACCGAAGGAATTAGCTCACCAGCTGCCCGACGAATGAAAGTGAATGATGTTTCACAGTTAATGGTTGATGCTGCCAAAGATAATCCGACGCTAGCTCAGAAGCTCCATGATGTGCTCCTTGAAAGTGGTGTTGTTGCACCTCGAAACTTGTTCACTCAAATGTACCCAGAGAAATTAGATTTTCCACCAGTGGATATCGAACATGTGGCacaagaaaaggaaaaaaaggTAAGTAGTGAAAAACATAGAACCAAGGGTTATAATATCCTTGATCCTGCTTTCCTTCCCCCACTGCCTCATCATGGTTTTCGTTCTAGAGGCACTTTGGATAAATCTATGGAGCATCAGTCAAATATGAAAGAAGTATTTGGACATCGTGCTTCATCAGAATATGAAGTAGACATTTCAAAGTACAAAAACAATGTCCCTGTTGCTGCAGCAGCAGCAGCTGCCGCTGCTGCAGTTGCGTCGTCCATGGTCGTTGCTGTGGCAAACGCAAACAATGATCCAAAGCTTCAACTTCCTGCTGCGACTGCAGCTACAGTCACAGCTGCAGCTGTGGTAGCAACAACTGCAGCTGTTAGTAAGCAGTATGACATCTTGGAAATGGGCATTCATTCACCAGATAGCCCTGTTTCCATTTTTAAGTCAGTTGAGTGTATAAGAAGTGAAGGGGATGCAAATGCCACTGCTTCTGAAGAAGGAAGTGGTAAACAAGAGCATGAGGGTCTTCGGTTAACTTCAGAGGGTGAAAGAATATCAGATAGGTCAGTGGGTAATGAAAGTTTTAAATCTGATACGACATTTGATGATGTGGCTGATTGTGAAATTCCATGGGAGGATATCACCTTGGGTGAGCGTATCGGGCTTG GATCTTATGGTGAGGTATATCGCGGAGACTGGCATGGAACT GAAGTTGCTGTCAAAAGGTTTCTTGACCAAGATAAAATTGGCGAATCTCTAGAGGAATTTAAAAGTGAG GTCCTATTAATGAAAAGACTGAGACATCCAAATGTTGTTCTCTTCATGGGAGCTGTTACTCGCCCACCAAATCTTTCAATTGTTACTGAATTTCTTCCTAG AGGTAGTTTGTACAGATTAATTCATCGTCCTAACAATCAGCTAGATGAAAGAAGACGGTTACGAATGGCCCTTGATACG GCACGAGGATTAAATTATCTGCATACTTGCACCCCGTTGATAGTTCACCGTGATTTAAAGTCACCAAACCTTCTTGTTGATAAGAACTGGGTTGTCAAG GTATGTGATTTTGGACTATCAAGAATGAAGCACAACACGTATCTTTCTTCAAGGTCCACGGCTGGGACG AATGGATGGCACCAGAAATTCTAA